In Labilibaculum sp. DW002, one DNA window encodes the following:
- a CDS encoding DUF5060 domain-containing protein, with amino-acid sequence MSSVRKLLLIVFCISVFTISKAEIKKEKYTKSLIAIQKWEVVDISFKAKSKLKNPFVVDFSAKFISPQGKEQIVPGFYNGENEWLIRFSTAEAGKWSYTTSSEIKALNAKKGVLLIDEKGREGQKGGIVLNPEKPRNFFYESGKSYFLTAFECDWLYALDYHNEDGLPKTEHLLDLLNENGFNQVVMNVFSYDVSWNKDKKLAKHPEHEYGGPKDIFPFLGNNDKPDYSALNVEFFKKLDRTIELMNEKDIVSHLMIYVWNKLVAWPEMYSDADNMYYDYVVKRYGAFPNVMWDVSKEALYYGRADDAYILERIKRLREGNAFNRLVTVHDYGFCKRHPESVDFISRQDWTFSLYHNMLDDYNNYKTKPVFNIEHGGYEASPYEVFVGSYIDPEVCLRRNYQCVFAGVYSTYYWQAASWNVVIHNPYEQTEDFIKPKFEYFKHMTNLFSKFDFSKFKPTPWRNQAGYCLKSDDTYLFYVPNETYQFRAEFLFHEYESVEFQWMNTLTGEYSQNMVINKKQDFESPWYNNADAVLIIKPQNKKN; translated from the coding sequence ATGTCGTCAGTAAGGAAATTGTTATTGATCGTATTTTGCATTAGTGTTTTTACAATATCTAAGGCAGAGATTAAAAAAGAAAAATACACTAAGAGTTTAATTGCGATTCAAAAATGGGAAGTTGTGGATATTTCCTTTAAAGCAAAGAGTAAACTTAAAAATCCTTTTGTTGTAGATTTTTCGGCCAAGTTTATTAGTCCGCAAGGTAAGGAGCAAATTGTTCCCGGATTTTATAATGGAGAAAATGAGTGGCTAATTCGTTTTTCAACTGCTGAAGCTGGAAAATGGTCTTATACTACAAGTTCTGAGATAAAAGCATTAAATGCTAAAAAAGGAGTGTTGCTTATTGATGAGAAGGGAAGAGAGGGACAAAAAGGTGGAATCGTTTTGAATCCAGAAAAACCAAGAAATTTCTTTTACGAGAGCGGGAAATCTTATTTCTTAACTGCATTTGAGTGTGATTGGCTTTACGCCTTGGATTACCATAATGAAGATGGTTTACCAAAAACAGAGCACTTATTGGATTTATTAAATGAGAATGGTTTCAATCAGGTAGTGATGAATGTTTTTTCATATGATGTAAGTTGGAATAAAGATAAAAAGTTAGCAAAGCATCCGGAACATGAATATGGTGGACCTAAAGATATTTTTCCATTCCTAGGAAATAATGATAAACCTGATTATTCAGCTTTAAATGTTGAATTCTTTAAAAAGTTAGACCGTACCATCGAATTGATGAATGAGAAAGATATTGTCTCTCATTTAATGATATATGTGTGGAATAAGTTGGTTGCTTGGCCTGAAATGTATTCAGATGCCGACAACATGTATTACGATTATGTGGTGAAACGATACGGAGCCTTTCCAAATGTAATGTGGGATGTTTCAAAAGAAGCATTGTATTACGGTAGAGCCGATGATGCTTATATTTTGGAGCGAATTAAAAGGTTACGAGAAGGAAATGCGTTTAATCGATTGGTAACAGTTCATGATTATGGATTTTGTAAGCGTCATCCTGAATCTGTTGATTTTATTTCTCGTCAGGATTGGACTTTTTCTTTGTATCACAACATGCTTGATGATTACAATAATTACAAAACGAAGCCGGTTTTCAATATAGAACACGGTGGCTACGAAGCGTCGCCATATGAAGTATTTGTAGGAAGTTATATCGATCCGGAAGTTTGCTTGAGAAGAAATTACCAATGCGTGTTTGCTGGTGTATATTCAACTTATTATTGGCAGGCTGCCAGTTGGAATGTGGTAATTCACAATCCTTACGAACAAACGGAAGATTTTATCAAACCAAAGTTTGAGTATTTCAAACACATGACCAATTTGTTTTCAAAATTCGATTTCAGCAAGTTTAAACCAACACCTTGGCGCAATCAGGCAGGATATTGCTTAAAAAGTGACGATACTTACCTGTTTTATGTGCCGAATGAAACCTATCAATTTAGAGCGGAATTTCTCTTCCATGAATATGAATCAGTAGAGTTTCAATGGATGAATACATTAACAGGAGAATACAGCCAAAACATGGTGATAAATAAAAAACAAGATTTTGAATCACCATGGTACAACAATGCCGATGCTGTTCTAATAATCAAACCACAAAACAAGAAGAACTAA